One window of Alkaliphilus metalliredigens QYMF genomic DNA carries:
- a CDS encoding uracil-xanthine permease family protein has protein sequence MSESTIKKTTVQVKESSNLFQLSKKVILALQHLIAMFGATVLVPMLTGFDPAVALIAAGAGTLLFHAVTKGKVPVFLGSSFAFIPVVITVRETYNGDLSYAQGGIIVAGIIYILMSLLIKKVGVKNITKFLPAQVVGPMIMVIGLSLVPVAIDMSSNHFAIALLTLGTALVINFTAKGFIRQLSILIAVVVGYVVSLQLGLVDTAVMREASLVAMPNFSTPKFEIGAIMVIAPIVLAVFMEHIGDITTNGEVVGQNFIEEPGLNRTLLGDGLATLFAGFIGGPANTTYGENTGVLAITKNYDPSILRLAAVFAIILGFVAKVGGFLSSIPVAVMGGISLMLFSMIAIVGVKTIKNSETALNGKNIIIIATILILGLGSDYIGGALNMTVGIPIPFAQGIAITGLSFAGLVGVLLNVVLNRNEQQA, from the coding sequence ATGTCAGAAAGTACAATTAAGAAAACGACTGTTCAAGTTAAAGAAAGCAGCAATTTGTTTCAACTATCTAAAAAGGTAATTTTAGCATTACAGCACTTGATTGCAATGTTTGGGGCCACTGTACTTGTACCTATGCTAACAGGATTTGACCCAGCGGTGGCATTGATAGCAGCAGGGGCAGGAACATTACTATTTCATGCAGTAACAAAAGGTAAAGTACCCGTATTCTTAGGTTCATCATTTGCATTCATACCAGTTGTTATTACAGTAAGAGAAACATATAACGGAGACTTATCATATGCTCAAGGTGGAATTATTGTGGCAGGAATCATCTATATTTTGATGTCCCTCTTGATTAAAAAGGTAGGCGTAAAAAACATTACGAAATTTTTACCAGCCCAGGTTGTGGGACCGATGATTATGGTCATTGGACTGAGTCTTGTACCTGTTGCCATTGATATGTCATCAAATCACTTTGCAATCGCACTACTTACATTAGGAACAGCCTTAGTGATTAACTTTACAGCTAAAGGATTTATTAGACAGCTTTCTATTTTAATCGCAGTGGTAGTCGGATATGTTGTTTCCTTACAACTGGGACTTGTGGATACAGCAGTCATGAGGGAAGCTTCCTTAGTGGCCATGCCAAACTTTTCAACTCCTAAGTTTGAAATAGGTGCCATTATGGTCATTGCACCCATCGTACTAGCAGTATTCATGGAGCATATTGGCGATATTACAACAAACGGTGAGGTTGTCGGACAAAACTTTATCGAAGAACCAGGACTAAACAGAACATTATTAGGAGATGGACTAGCCACATTATTTGCAGGGTTCATTGGTGGACCAGCTAACACAACTTACGGTGAAAACACAGGTGTCCTTGCCATTACAAAGAACTATGACCCTTCAATCCTTAGATTAGCCGCAGTATTTGCTATTATTCTAGGATTTGTGGCAAAGGTTGGTGGATTCTTAAGCAGTATTCCAGTAGCAGTAATGGGTGGTATTAGTTTAATGCTCTTTAGCATGATTGCCATCGTAGGAGTTAAGACCATTAAAAATAGTGAAACGGCACTAAATGGAAAAAACATCATCATTATTGCCACAATCTTGATTTTAGGATTAGGTTCAGATTATATTGGCGGTGCATTAAATATGACAGTAGGGATTCCAATCCCATTTGCACAAGGAATTGCAATTACAGGACTGAGTTTTGCGGGACTTGTGGGTGTTTTGTTAAATGTAGTACTAAATAGAAATGAGCAACAGGCGTAG
- a CDS encoding transposase, whose protein sequence is MVRKIDRQNIFEDDEDYIKFIKTIQKNKEKSEFELYGYYIMGNHIHLLLREGKESLLELFATEKEIAKKELKKHMNQINKR, encoded by the coding sequence ATGGTAAGGAAAATTGATCGTCAAAATATATTTGAAGACGATGAAGATTATATCAAATTCATTAAAACGATACAGAAAAATAAAGAAAAAAGTGAATTTGAGCTCTATGGGTACTACATAATGGGAAATCATATACATTTGTTGTTACGTGAGGGTAAAGAATCATTATTAGAATTATTTGCGACAGAAAAAGAAATAGCAAAGAAAGAACTAAAAAAGCATATGAATCAGATTAATAAACGATGA
- a CDS encoding ABC transporter ATP-binding protein, translated as MEYVLKVNKVEKTYGRGANTFNALKNITFAIEEGEFVGIMGPSGAGKSTLLNLLATIDYPTSGDIFIKQDNIVKMTEDQLAEFRRENLGFIFQDYNLLDSLTVRENILLPLAIKKRPAKEINEKVISIAKIFDIEDLLDKYPYQISGGEKQRTASSRALITNPKLLFADEPTGALDSKSATELLEKLSTLNIEQQATIMMVTHDAYAASFCRRIIFIKDGQLSNEITRGNSTRKDFFQLILDELSYLGGADNDIN; from the coding sequence ATGGAATACGTATTAAAAGTAAACAAAGTAGAAAAAACATATGGAAGAGGAGCTAATACTTTCAATGCACTTAAAAATATAACCTTTGCAATTGAAGAAGGGGAGTTTGTGGGAATAATGGGACCATCAGGAGCTGGGAAATCTACATTATTAAATTTACTGGCAACTATCGATTATCCAACCAGTGGAGATATTTTTATTAAACAAGATAACATTGTCAAGATGACAGAGGATCAGTTAGCCGAATTTCGGCGAGAGAACTTAGGGTTTATTTTTCAAGACTATAATTTACTTGACTCCTTAACGGTAAGAGAAAATATTCTATTACCACTTGCAATTAAAAAAAGACCAGCAAAGGAAATTAATGAAAAGGTAATCTCTATAGCCAAAATATTTGATATTGAAGATCTTTTAGATAAATATCCTTATCAAATTTCTGGAGGAGAAAAGCAACGAACAGCTTCATCTCGTGCATTGATAACTAATCCCAAACTGTTATTTGCAGATGAGCCAACGGGAGCACTGGATTCAAAGTCAGCTACAGAGTTGTTGGAAAAGCTAAGCACTTTAAATATAGAGCAACAAGCAACGATTATGATGGTTACACATGATGCCTATGCTGCTAGTTTTTGTCGACGAATAATTTTCATTAAAGACGGTCAATTATCAAATGAAATAACCCGTGGAAATTCTACTCGTAAAGATTTTTTTCAACTCATATTGGATGAGCTATCGTATTTAGGTGGTGCTGATAATGACATTAATTGA
- a CDS encoding FtsX-like permease family protein, translated as MTLIDLVRKNIRRNIKDYALYIGTTVFSIIIYFTFAILKYSEDISILMGTSRQIKSLMSASTFILMVFAMTFILYSNTFFIKKRKKEVGLYSLLGLKKGKIGFMLFFENMMIGIMSLVMGIGLGFFLSQLFLNILLRLMGIQDGLEFAFSVQATIETIIIFFVIFFITSLSGYRTIYKFKLVDLFQAVNKGEEQPNAHLIKVLIGMLSLVVAYWIALQDLITSEVWRRFGISTPLLIIALTIIGSYFLFNNVLVYLLNKMKKRERWAWKGLNLMTVSQLLYRIRGNARTLTIIAILSATTITAGGAVFGMYYTTDKTVEQYAPFSFMWQGAQHEIPQDFVESSINFEVKTVRINGEKVDVEYNIINQSTFELLAQTLKWEDIEQIDNKESEVLLIEPFYNERWSEEREEIEVDDNWYQINKTYTQPIFNVEILRGSVLVLNDERFEDLNQESIKYNVIQLDDYKKHVNLTEELATEIGAENFSSVYMDYQESLKNSGAILFVGSFLGLVFLLATGSIIFFKMLTEAEEDKSKYSILYKVGVSKGAMKRTIRHQMGLVFIAPLSLGLMHGAVALIAFSKLLDINLLKPVLLWMLAYTVVYIVYYFITVKGFYQTIIGEGS; from the coding sequence ATGACATTAATTGACCTAGTAAGAAAAAATATCAGACGAAATATTAAAGACTATGCACTATATATTGGTACAACAGTATTTTCTATCATTATATATTTTACCTTTGCCATATTAAAATATAGTGAGGATATCAGTATTTTAATGGGGACATCGCGGCAAATAAAAAGTCTAATGAGTGCTTCTACCTTTATATTGATGGTTTTTGCAATGACATTTATTCTTTATTCTAATACATTTTTTATAAAGAAGCGGAAAAAAGAAGTGGGGCTGTATTCTTTATTAGGATTAAAAAAAGGTAAAATCGGATTTATGCTTTTCTTTGAAAATATGATGATTGGAATTATGTCATTAGTTATGGGCATAGGGCTAGGTTTCTTTTTATCACAGTTATTCTTGAATATTTTATTAAGACTAATGGGGATCCAAGACGGGTTGGAGTTTGCTTTTTCTGTACAAGCAACCATTGAAACGATAATTATATTTTTTGTAATATTTTTTATCACATCATTAAGTGGATATCGTACTATTTACAAATTTAAATTAGTTGATTTATTTCAAGCAGTCAATAAAGGTGAAGAACAACCTAATGCACATTTAATCAAAGTATTAATTGGGATGTTGTCATTAGTAGTCGCTTATTGGATTGCATTGCAGGATTTAATAACCTCAGAAGTATGGAGAAGATTTGGTATAAGTACACCACTTCTGATTATTGCACTAACGATTATTGGTTCTTATTTTTTATTTAATAATGTACTTGTTTACCTATTAAATAAGATGAAGAAAAGAGAGAGATGGGCATGGAAAGGACTCAATCTAATGACAGTATCACAACTATTATACCGCATCCGTGGCAATGCAAGGACATTAACAATCATCGCTATCTTAAGTGCGACTACGATTACTGCTGGTGGCGCAGTATTTGGGATGTATTACACTACAGATAAAACTGTTGAACAATATGCACCATTTTCCTTTATGTGGCAAGGAGCACAACATGAAATTCCACAGGATTTTGTAGAATCATCCATTAACTTCGAAGTGAAAACTGTACGCATTAACGGTGAAAAAGTAGATGTAGAATATAATATCATTAACCAATCAACATTTGAACTACTTGCTCAAACATTGAAATGGGAAGATATTGAACAAATTGATAATAAGGAAAGTGAAGTTTTGTTAATCGAACCTTTCTATAATGAACGATGGTCAGAAGAAAGGGAAGAAATAGAAGTTGATGATAACTGGTATCAAATTAATAAAACATATACACAACCTATATTTAATGTAGAGATATTACGTGGGAGTGTACTAGTCTTAAATGATGAACGATTTGAAGATCTAAATCAAGAATCCATCAAATATAATGTCATTCAACTTGATGATTATAAAAAACATGTTAATTTAACTGAAGAGTTAGCCACTGAAATAGGTGCTGAGAATTTCTCAAGTGTATATATGGATTATCAAGAGTCACTAAAAAATTCGGGAGCTATATTGTTTGTAGGTAGTTTTTTAGGATTGGTATTCTTATTAGCAACAGGAAGCATTATTTTCTTTAAAATGCTTACAGAAGCAGAAGAAGATAAAAGTAAATATAGTATCCTTTATAAGGTTGGCGTATCGAAAGGAGCTATGAAAAGAACGATTCGTCATCAAATGGGATTAGTTTTTATTGCACCATTATCGTTAGGATTAATGCATGGAGCTGTAGCGTTAATAGCTTTTTCTAAATTACTGGACATAAATTTATTAAAGCCAGTATTATTATGGATGCTAGCTTATACAGTTGTTTATATTGTGTATTATTTTATTACTGTTAAAGGATTTTATCAAACTATTATAGGGGAGGGGAGTTAA
- a CDS encoding YxeA family protein: MKKLLIVIVLLMLGVVLLFTSCNINRIGKDNVYVEVIDYVDTQETKLDSGEIMTRYIYNQKAFDEEGKSVEVEFSAGKILRQEGYLMLYVKNGNEVTSYEEVEWNEIPSKAQVELENYHSTK, encoded by the coding sequence TTGAAAAAATTATTGATTGTTATCGTGTTGTTAATGTTGGGTGTAGTATTATTATTTACTTCTTGTAACATTAATAGAATTGGAAAAGATAATGTTTATGTAGAAGTGATAGACTATGTAGATACACAAGAAACTAAGTTGGATAGTGGAGAAATCATGACTAGATATATCTACAATCAAAAAGCGTTTGATGAGGAAGGAAAATCAGTAGAGGTAGAATTCTCTGCAGGTAAAATATTACGGCAGGAGGGCTATTTAATGCTCTATGTCAAAAATGGAAACGAAGTTACATCCTATGAAGAAGTAGAATGGAATGAAATTCCAAGTAAAGCACAAGTAGAATTAGAGAATTATCATAGCACTAAATAA
- a CDS encoding response regulator transcription factor produces MNNRSNNEKILIIDDEEDILKLLSTVLKREGLDDIYTAGDANSGYALFEKEDPDIILLDIMLPDGDGYEICKRIRAISNVPILFISAKTEEIDRVLGFALGGDDYITKPFSPKEVAYRVKASLRRTNQRNEKYQDTIYELGPFKIDEKKIEVIKNGQLVELLPKEYKIFLYMTKNPNQILSKEQISSKVWGEDYIGFDNTIMVHIRRLREKIEDDPSNPKHIINKKGLGYKFVIKDE; encoded by the coding sequence ATGAATAACAGATCAAATAATGAAAAAATATTGATAATCGATGATGAAGAAGATATACTAAAGCTTTTATCTACGGTATTAAAAAGAGAAGGACTTGATGATATATATACAGCTGGGGATGCAAACAGTGGATATGCCTTATTTGAAAAGGAAGATCCTGACATTATCCTTTTAGATATTATGCTACCAGATGGTGATGGGTATGAAATATGTAAAAGGATTAGGGCGATATCCAACGTGCCTATATTATTTATATCAGCAAAGACTGAAGAAATTGATAGGGTATTAGGTTTTGCATTGGGAGGAGATGACTATATAACAAAACCTTTCAGCCCTAAAGAGGTAGCATATAGAGTAAAAGCAAGCTTAAGGAGAACTAATCAAAGGAATGAAAAATACCAAGATACTATATATGAACTTGGACCATTTAAGATAGATGAGAAAAAGATAGAAGTTATAAAAAATGGGCAATTGGTAGAATTGTTGCCTAAAGAATACAAAATTTTTTTATATATGACAAAAAATCCTAACCAGATTCTGAGTAAGGAACAAATAAGTTCCAAGGTTTGGGGAGAGGACTATATAGGTTTTGACAACACTATAATGGTACACATTAGAAGGTTAAGGGAAAAGATTGAAGATGACCCCTCGAATCCTAAGCATATTATTAATAAAAAAGGTCTAGGCTATAAATTTGTCATAAAGGATGAATAA
- a CDS encoding sensor histidine kinase, translating into MNFKITGRFILTVVFITIIVIIINLSVGIGFIVNRVINSNGEITDSSPENFTREFNKYLMTNQGVVYIHEDGKKILEDEDIWLQVLNEDGNELYNYNKPVDVKESYTPMEMVHAYKYALSESMSTIFIGEKVFDDINYSYILGFPFEKIKRSVISYDIYKVVESIRKGIYIILLIDIPIVLIFGYLFSRRLTKPLIGIINDVEVLSEGEYNLQREEKGVYKQVYRTINNLSAKLRSNEKERRNLDRMREEWILNISHDIKTPLVSIKGYAEILSNEEYNFTDDEIREYGKIIDNKSNYIKELIDDLNLSTRLKNKSLNLDFKNINIVSLVRGVVIDILNNPNTNNVNIEFIVEREIIEKKVDKVLIKRVINNILYNSIVHNNEDVSIEVKVEKKENIHIFIIDNGKGIDDAEIKRIFDRYYRGTNTGAKHKGSGLGMAIARDIVTAHNGSIKIKSQLGEGTEIEVIL; encoded by the coding sequence ATGAACTTTAAAATCACTGGAAGATTTATCTTAACAGTAGTATTTATAACTATTATTGTAATTATTATTAATTTAAGTGTGGGAATTGGTTTTATAGTTAATAGGGTAATAAATTCCAATGGTGAAATTACTGATTCTTCACCGGAAAATTTTACGAGAGAATTTAATAAGTATTTGATGACAAATCAAGGTGTAGTATATATTCATGAGGATGGAAAAAAAATCCTAGAGGATGAAGATATTTGGTTGCAGGTTTTAAATGAGGATGGAAATGAGCTTTATAATTATAATAAACCTGTTGATGTTAAAGAAAGTTATACTCCTATGGAAATGGTTCATGCATATAAATATGCGTTGTCAGAGAGTATGTCTACTATATTTATAGGGGAAAAAGTTTTTGATGACATAAATTATAGTTATATTTTAGGATTCCCTTTTGAGAAAATAAAAAGAAGTGTTATTTCTTATGATATTTATAAAGTAGTAGAAAGTATAAGGAAAGGGATCTATATAATTTTACTTATAGATATTCCTATTGTTTTGATATTTGGCTATCTATTTAGCAGAAGACTTACAAAACCTTTAATAGGTATTATAAACGATGTTGAAGTCCTATCAGAGGGAGAATATAATTTACAAAGGGAAGAAAAAGGAGTTTATAAGCAAGTTTATAGAACAATTAATAATTTATCTGCAAAACTCAGAAGCAATGAGAAAGAAAGAAGGAATCTTGACAGAATGAGGGAGGAATGGATATTAAATATTTCCCATGATATAAAGACCCCCTTAGTGTCCATTAAGGGATATGCTGAGATTCTATCTAATGAAGAATATAATTTTACAGATGATGAAATAAGAGAATATGGGAAAATAATAGATAATAAATCTAATTATATCAAAGAACTTATAGATGATTTAAATCTTAGTACCAGATTGAAAAATAAGTCTTTGAACCTTGATTTTAAGAATATTAATATTGTGAGCTTGGTAAGAGGAGTCGTTATAGATATTTTAAACAATCCAAATACTAACAATGTGAACATTGAGTTTATTGTAGAAAGAGAGATTATTGAAAAGAAGGTTGATAAGGTACTAATAAAAAGAGTAATCAATAATATTCTGTATAACTCCATAGTGCATAATAATGAGGATGTGTCTATAGAAGTTAAAGTAGAAAAAAAAGAAAACATCCATATATTCATCATTGATAACGGGAAGGGAATAGATGATGCAGAGATCAAACGTATATTTGATAGATATTATAGAGGGACAAATACAGGGGCAAAGCATAAAGGTTCCGGGCTAGGAATGGCTATAGCAAGAGATATCGTTACAGCTCATAATGGCTCTATCAAAATAAAAAGTCAACTGGGAGAAGGGACTGAAATAGAAGTTATCCTATAA
- a CDS encoding DUF362 domain-containing protein, with protein sequence MSNKVFFIDFQADSKKNNIPNKIKRLFDKAGIAEVLGEDELTAIKVHFGEKGSNTYIHPVFVRQIVDKVKESNAKPFLTDTNTLYTGSRTNSVDHIQTAIENGFAYAVVNAPIIISDGIYSKNIMDVDIDQKHFKRVKIAGDVYRANSMVVLSHVKGHGLAGFGGTMKNLAMGCASAAGKQMQHSDAKPKVMENLCIGCQMCVENCPVDAIHMEDKKAVIDPEVCIGCGECITVCPKRAIEVQWKTDANIFVEKMAEYAYGATQNKKGKVAYFNFVMNVTPLCDCVPWSGIPIVNDIGILASFDPVALDQASLDLIDAQLGNPQSQLKCNHEPGKDKFGGLHKDTNGRRVLEYAEEMGMGSRTYELIKIK encoded by the coding sequence TTGAGCAATAAGGTGTTTTTTATTGATTTTCAGGCAGATAGTAAAAAGAACAATATACCAAACAAAATCAAACGATTATTTGATAAAGCTGGTATTGCAGAAGTTTTAGGGGAGGATGAATTAACCGCTATCAAGGTTCACTTTGGCGAAAAAGGAAGCAATACATACATTCATCCAGTTTTTGTTCGTCAAATTGTTGACAAGGTAAAAGAGAGCAATGCAAAACCATTTTTGACAGATACAAACACATTATACACAGGAAGTCGAACAAATAGTGTTGATCACATTCAAACAGCTATTGAAAATGGGTTTGCCTACGCTGTGGTGAACGCACCCATTATTATATCCGATGGGATATATAGTAAAAATATCATGGATGTGGATATAGATCAAAAACATTTTAAACGTGTGAAAATCGCGGGAGATGTTTATCGAGCAAATTCCATGGTTGTCCTCAGTCATGTGAAGGGACATGGACTAGCAGGCTTCGGTGGTACGATGAAAAACCTTGCAATGGGCTGCGCAAGTGCGGCTGGCAAGCAAATGCAGCATTCTGACGCAAAACCCAAGGTAATGGAAAATCTTTGTATCGGCTGTCAGATGTGTGTTGAAAACTGCCCCGTAGACGCAATTCATATGGAGGACAAAAAAGCGGTGATTGACCCAGAGGTATGTATTGGATGTGGAGAATGCATCACTGTGTGTCCTAAACGCGCAATTGAAGTGCAGTGGAAAACTGATGCGAATATATTTGTGGAAAAAATGGCAGAATATGCCTATGGTGCTACGCAAAATAAGAAAGGCAAAGTAGCATATTTTAACTTTGTCATGAATGTTACACCGCTTTGTGATTGTGTCCCTTGGAGTGGTATCCCCATTGTAAATGACATTGGGATTCTTGCATCCTTTGACCCTGTTGCCCTAGATCAAGCTAGTTTAGATTTAATTGATGCCCAACTGGGTAATCCCCAGAGCCAGTTAAAATGTAACCATGAACCAGGAAAAGATAAGTTTGGTGGATTACACAAGGACACCAATGGTAGGCGGGTTTTAGAATATGCAGAAGAAATGGGCATGGGTAGTCGAACCTATGAATTAATTAAGATAAAATAG
- a CDS encoding metallophosphoesterase yields MRPLLIIIFSLILLVYGGLTYYIGIRGWQFVVASGLDFSTKGYWLVLWVIAFSFFFARGADKWIPSWLSHPLEIVGAYWLGVMTYLTMILFIVDMVLLLNNRLQLIPDGVTNQPTFTVAIGSAILILILAITVYGGWNARNPQIIEYEVQLDKEVNELEELNVVMLSDLHLGRLVGRRQLEKMIKEINHLNPDLVLMPGDIIDDRVDPFVEQNMMEVFQRLNPPLGVYGSMGNHENIGGQVERVEKYFQQAGIRILRDEYVKIKDQFYIVGREDKSFERFKGSPRQELKELLMDVDKELPIIMLDHQPVGIDEAIANGVDIQLSGHTHRGQLFPFRMFTKKIFMVDWGYKRIEDLHLIVSSGVGTWGPPIRVGSRSEILHIKVKFE; encoded by the coding sequence ATGAGACCATTATTAATTATTATATTTAGCCTGATACTTCTAGTCTATGGAGGTTTAACCTACTATATTGGAATTAGAGGATGGCAGTTTGTTGTTGCAAGTGGGTTGGATTTTTCTACTAAGGGCTACTGGTTGGTTTTATGGGTGATTGCCTTCTCATTTTTTTTCGCCAGAGGGGCGGATAAATGGATTCCAAGCTGGTTAAGTCATCCATTGGAGATTGTGGGTGCTTACTGGCTAGGGGTCATGACTTATTTAACAATGATCTTGTTCATAGTGGACATGGTTCTTTTATTAAATAATAGACTTCAGTTGATACCGGATGGGGTGACAAATCAGCCCACATTCACAGTAGCCATTGGTTCTGCTATTTTGATTCTGATACTAGCCATTACAGTTTATGGCGGGTGGAATGCGCGCAATCCTCAAATCATAGAATATGAAGTTCAATTAGATAAAGAAGTAAACGAACTTGAAGAACTGAATGTGGTGATGCTATCGGATTTACATTTAGGGAGATTGGTTGGCCGAAGACAGTTAGAAAAAATGATCAAGGAAATCAATCATTTGAATCCTGATTTAGTTTTGATGCCAGGAGACATTATAGACGATCGAGTGGATCCCTTTGTAGAACAAAATATGATGGAAGTATTTCAGAGACTCAATCCGCCACTTGGAGTCTATGGGTCTATGGGAAATCATGAGAATATTGGTGGTCAAGTGGAAAGAGTTGAAAAATACTTCCAACAGGCAGGAATCAGGATATTAAGAGACGAATATGTGAAAATAAAGGATCAGTTTTATATTGTTGGACGAGAAGATAAGTCCTTTGAACGATTCAAAGGGAGTCCCCGTCAGGAATTAAAAGAACTGCTGATGGATGTTGATAAAGAATTACCTATTATTATGCTAGATCACCAGCCAGTGGGTATTGATGAAGCCATAGCAAACGGTGTGGATATCCAGCTTTCGGGACATACCCACCGTGGACAGTTGTTTCCCTTTAGAATGTTTACCAAAAAGATTTTTATGGTTGATTGGGGGTATAAAAGAATAGAAGATTTACATCTGATTGTATCCTCGGGAGTGGGTACATGGGGACCACCAATAAGAGTGGGGAGTCGCTCAGAAATTCTACATATCAAGGTGAAATTTGAATAA
- a CDS encoding YddF family protein, whose translation MSEGGKLPIALFNGTVATSNGTYHVEDITVEEAKQLIEKYGFLSAIGHEAVAEVMSYLFGVEIEMNRIQFQHQVGQKAIALKLTERPPEGSVLCREEMDKIGYSLKIMTRID comes from the coding sequence GTGAGTGAAGGGGGAAAATTACCAATTGCATTATTTAACGGTACGGTAGCTACCAGCAATGGGACCTATCATGTTGAAGATATTACCGTAGAAGAAGCAAAGCAATTAATTGAAAAATATGGATTTCTATCTGCTATTGGACATGAAGCTGTGGCAGAAGTGATGTCTTATTTATTTGGAGTTGAAATCGAAATGAATAGAATACAATTTCAACATCAAGTAGGACAAAAAGCCATTGCATTAAAATTAACGGAACGTCCTCCGGAAGGCTCGGTTTTGTGTCGAGAGGAAATGGATAAAATTGGTTATTCACTTAAAATAATGACTCGTATTGATTAA
- a CDS encoding FprA family A-type flavoprotein: MCVSAIEIKKGVYWVGAVDWDIRNFHGPSYHTQKGTTYNAYLVIDEKVTLIDLVDLHFVDDMINNIKEIIDPSLIDYVVVNHVEPDHSGAFPKLMEYIPEAKVFCTKNGKEGMLHYYFGDYNYETVKTGDKLNIGEKTLEFIEAPMLHWPDSMFTYIKEVALLMPNDAFGQHLASSHRFDDENDLCEVMEEAKKYYANILMPFNPLVLKKIQEIQKMGLEFDMIAPSHGIIWRTDPGKIVEKYLSWSQNETKRKAVVVYDTMWNSTQLMAKAIVDGLISEGIETKLYRASKSDVNDIMTEVLDAKAVLIASSTINNTMLPHLAYLLEEMMGLKPKKKIGAAFGSYGWGKGAVKNIEKKMKETGIELVKEGLEIKYVPTEADLKTCFEYGKEIGKMIE, encoded by the coding sequence ATGTGTGTGTCAGCGATTGAAATTAAAAAAGGTGTGTATTGGGTAGGAGCTGTAGATTGGGATATTCGAAACTTTCATGGACCCTCTTATCATACGCAAAAGGGAACAACTTATAATGCATATTTAGTTATCGATGAAAAAGTGACATTAATTGATTTAGTAGATTTACATTTTGTTGATGATATGATCAACAATATTAAAGAAATTATTGATCCAAGTCTAATTGATTATGTTGTGGTCAACCATGTAGAACCAGATCATTCTGGGGCTTTTCCAAAGCTAATGGAGTACATTCCAGAAGCAAAAGTGTTTTGCACAAAGAATGGTAAAGAGGGTATGCTACATTATTACTTTGGAGATTACAACTATGAAACTGTGAAAACAGGGGACAAACTTAACATTGGAGAAAAGACACTTGAATTTATTGAAGCACCAATGCTTCACTGGCCTGATAGTATGTTTACCTATATTAAAGAAGTAGCACTACTGATGCCAAATGATGCCTTCGGACAGCATTTAGCTTCATCTCATCGTTTTGATGATGAAAATGACCTATGTGAAGTCATGGAAGAAGCTAAAAAATATTATGCTAATATTCTCATGCCTTTTAATCCCTTGGTATTGAAAAAAATTCAAGAAATTCAGAAAATGGGATTGGAATTTGACATGATTGCCCCAAGTCATGGAATTATATGGAGAACTGACCCTGGAAAAATAGTTGAAAAATATCTTTCATGGTCACAAAATGAAACAAAGCGTAAGGCGGTTGTTGTCTATGACACAATGTGGAATAGTACACAACTTATGGCTAAGGCTATTGTCGATGGTTTGATCAGTGAAGGAATTGAAACGAAATTATATAGGGCATCAAAAAGTGATGTCAATGACATCATGACGGAAGTATTAGACGCAAAGGCAGTTCTAATTGCCTCCTCTACAATCAATAACACCATGCTCCCCCACCTAGCCTATTTGCTAGAAGAGATGATGGGATTGAAGCCAAAGAAAAAAATTGGTGCAGCCTTTGGATCCTATGGCTGGGGAAAGGGTGCAGTAAAGAATATTGAAAAGAAGATGAAGGAAACAGGAATTGAACTGGTAAAAGAGGGATTAGAAATCAAATACGTACCAACAGAAGCGGATTTAAAGACCTGCTTTGAGTATGGAAAAGAAATTGGAAAGATGATTGAATAA